A stretch of the Synechocystis sp. PCC 7338 genome encodes the following:
- a CDS encoding SLC13 family permease — protein sequence MAFLQTWLADYQIPLTLAVIVFALVMFVLEWLPIDTTAILVAVILMVLGLVTPTEGLAGFSSSATVTIMAMFILSYGITRTGIIQVIRDSLIKFGGNSLRRQLLLMGLIVGPSSAFLNNTAIVAIFLPIVEEWARQRQISVSKLLIPLSYATILGGMITLLGTSTSILASGLAEKLTGQEFSIFQFTPLGLLTFSVGITYVVLAAPVLLPARRSVSDGNVAAEYQIKDYVSEIIIPPRSSLIGQTLRQSEIQRKFDIDVLEIIHNDTHFPQPLADRILTMGDILLVRAGREDLLRIKDERGVEILADVQFVDAEGISGGPLESSEEKVAEVLILSNSRLIGSTLKDLRFRQRYNATVIAIRRGEELIRQRLGKVRLKFGDLLLLQGPRESFLGLQTTRELLVLEEKPLDNLRLDKAKTAIAIVALVIITAGLDILPISVTSWAGVMAMVISGCLKPGEIYGAIRWDVIFLLAGLIPLGTAMENSGTTAWFASFLADTGGHLSGYALLLLFYLATALLTEILSNNATVVLMLPIAFQVAQSLGLNPLAFMFVVTFAASNSFMSPIGYQTNTMVYGPGGYRFTDFARIGAPLTVILTIATPLLVMLIYGV from the coding sequence ATGGCCTTTTTGCAAACCTGGCTGGCAGACTATCAAATTCCCCTCACTCTGGCAGTTATTGTTTTTGCGTTGGTGATGTTTGTGCTGGAGTGGTTACCCATCGACACCACCGCCATTCTGGTGGCCGTGATTTTAATGGTGTTGGGTTTAGTCACCCCCACGGAGGGTTTAGCGGGGTTTAGCAGTTCCGCCACCGTCACCATCATGGCCATGTTCATTTTAAGTTACGGCATCACCCGCACCGGCATCATTCAGGTTATTCGGGATAGTTTAATCAAATTTGGGGGCAATAGTTTACGGCGGCAACTGCTACTGATGGGGCTGATTGTGGGGCCTAGTTCTGCCTTTCTCAACAATACGGCGATCGTCGCCATTTTTTTGCCCATTGTGGAAGAGTGGGCCCGACAAAGACAGATTTCTGTTTCCAAGCTATTAATTCCCCTGTCCTATGCCACCATTTTGGGCGGGATGATCACCCTCCTGGGCACCTCCACTAGCATTTTGGCCAGTGGCTTGGCGGAAAAACTCACCGGGCAAGAATTTAGTATTTTCCAGTTCACGCCCCTGGGTTTACTTACTTTTAGCGTTGGCATCACCTATGTTGTCCTGGCGGCCCCGGTTCTGTTACCGGCGAGGCGGAGTGTATCCGATGGCAATGTAGCCGCAGAGTATCAAATTAAGGATTACGTCAGCGAAATTATTATTCCCCCCCGTTCTAGCCTGATTGGCCAAACCCTGCGACAGAGTGAAATTCAGCGCAAATTTGACATTGACGTGCTGGAAATTATCCACAACGACACCCATTTTCCTCAACCCTTGGCCGATCGGATATTGACCATGGGGGATATTTTGTTGGTGCGGGCCGGACGGGAAGATTTACTCAGAATTAAAGATGAACGGGGCGTAGAAATTCTAGCTGATGTGCAATTTGTTGATGCGGAAGGGATTAGTGGAGGTCCGTTGGAATCGTCCGAAGAAAAGGTGGCGGAGGTACTGATTCTTTCCAATTCCCGTTTAATTGGTTCTACCCTGAAGGATTTGCGTTTTCGTCAACGCTATAACGCCACGGTCATTGCCATTCGTCGGGGGGAAGAATTAATCCGCCAGCGTTTAGGAAAAGTGCGCCTAAAGTTTGGTGATTTATTACTGCTCCAGGGCCCTAGGGAAAGTTTCCTTGGTTTGCAGACCACCAGGGAACTATTAGTGTTGGAGGAAAAACCCCTCGATAATCTCCGTCTCGATAAGGCCAAAACGGCGATCGCCATTGTCGCTTTGGTAATTATCACAGCGGGGTTAGATATTTTGCCCATTAGCGTCACCAGTTGGGCTGGAGTAATGGCCATGGTGATTAGCGGTTGCCTGAAGCCGGGGGAAATTTACGGGGCCATTCGTTGGGATGTGATCTTTCTCTTAGCAGGGTTAATTCCCTTGGGCACCGCCATGGAAAATTCCGGCACCACCGCCTGGTTCGCTAGTTTTTTGGCCGACACAGGGGGCCACCTTTCCGGCTACGCTCTGCTACTTTTGTTTTACCTCGCCACGGCCCTGCTAACGGAAATTTTGTCCAATAATGCCACCGTAGTGTTAATGTTACCCATTGCTTTTCAGGTGGCCCAAAGTTTGGGTTTAAATCCGTTGGCATTTATGTTTGTGGTCACCTTTGCCGCTTCCAATAGTTTTATGTCCCCCATAGGCTACCAAACCAACACCATGGTTTATGGCCCCGGGGGCTATCGTTTTACAGATTTTGCCCGCATTGGTGCCCCCTTGACCGTTATTCTGACCATAGCTACGCCCCTATTGGTCATGCTCATCTATGGCGTGTGA
- the rre8 gene encoding high salinity-induced biofilm formation responseregulaton Rre8: protein MTFCQRRLQILLIEDQQCQVELLRILLESQSFFGVQIQVARTLAQGINRLQSGIFDTVLLDLFLPDGQGIPALTTIQKFAPHIPIIVLTTATDLNMGLVALQKGAEDYLVKEYLRESQIAKAIVYGLERKKTKRQLQTQIERERLMGRILEEIRQSLDLSVILQTTVDEVRKFLQADQVVIYRCYSPTASRILVAAPSSSLLTSGDRRHSPQREPDFNGEPTEPIPCRAIDPLRQPPIGQVSLAPRAKDGALIVPIRQKKPHQEDRIWGQLVVRVGVQHRPWLPWEIEFLRHLSSQVAIAIQQSALFAQVHYLANMDGLTGIGNRRYLDHFLEQQWQKLAKSHQYLSLVLCDIDFFKQYNDTYGHLQGDECLKQVAKLIEKVIRRGTDLAARYGGEEFALVLPQTNHQGCQVLVAHLQAIFKQARIPHRGSIIQPHLTLSIGSATMVPSPNMVPKELIDRADRALFKAKKAGRNRHFSFADQFGKDNTAPLG, encoded by the coding sequence GTGACTTTTTGCCAGCGAAGACTGCAAATTTTACTGATTGAAGATCAGCAATGCCAGGTGGAATTGCTCAGGATTTTACTGGAAAGTCAATCTTTTTTTGGGGTACAGATCCAGGTGGCCCGGACCCTGGCTCAGGGTATTAATCGGCTCCAGAGTGGTATTTTCGACACCGTTTTGCTGGACTTATTTTTACCGGACGGTCAGGGCATTCCCGCTTTAACCACCATACAAAAATTTGCTCCCCATATTCCCATTATTGTCCTGACGACGGCCACAGATTTAAATATGGGTTTAGTAGCACTACAAAAGGGGGCGGAAGATTATTTAGTTAAAGAATACCTGCGGGAAAGTCAGATTGCCAAAGCAATTGTCTATGGCTTGGAAAGAAAAAAAACTAAACGGCAATTACAGACACAAATTGAGCGGGAACGATTAATGGGTCGTATTTTGGAAGAAATTCGGCAATCATTGGATTTATCAGTTATTTTGCAGACCACGGTGGATGAGGTGCGCAAATTTCTCCAGGCGGATCAGGTGGTTATTTACCGTTGCTATTCCCCCACTGCGAGCAGAATTCTCGTGGCGGCACCTAGTTCATCTCTCCTAACCAGTGGCGATCGCCGTCATAGCCCCCAGCGGGAGCCGGATTTCAATGGGGAACCCACGGAGCCGATTCCTTGCCGAGCCATTGACCCCCTCCGTCAACCTCCTATTGGACAAGTAAGCCTAGCACCAAGGGCTAAAGATGGAGCGCTCATAGTCCCCATCCGGCAAAAAAAGCCCCATCAAGAAGATCGCATCTGGGGGCAACTGGTTGTCCGGGTCGGAGTCCAACACCGGCCATGGTTACCCTGGGAAATAGAATTTTTGCGTCATCTCAGCAGCCAAGTGGCGATCGCCATTCAACAATCGGCCTTATTTGCCCAGGTGCATTACTTGGCTAACATGGATGGGCTGACCGGCATTGGCAACCGCCGTTATTTGGATCATTTTCTGGAACAACAATGGCAAAAATTAGCTAAAAGCCATCAATATCTCAGCCTAGTTTTGTGTGACATCGACTTTTTTAAACAATACAACGACACCTATGGCCATCTCCAGGGGGACGAATGCCTCAAACAAGTGGCTAAGTTGATCGAAAAAGTGATCAGGCGGGGTACCGATTTAGCGGCCCGTTATGGTGGGGAAGAATTTGCCCTGGTGTTACCCCAAACCAATCATCAGGGTTGCCAGGTCTTGGTGGCCCATCTACAAGCAATCTTTAAGCAGGCTCGAATCCCCCACCGTGGTTCCATCATTCAACCCCATCTCACCCTGAGCATTGGCAGCGCCACCATGGTGCCATCCCCAAATATGGTTCCCAAAGAATTAATTGACCGGGCAGATCGGGCCCTATTTAAAGCGAAAAAGGCCGGCCGTAACCGTCACTTTAGTTTTGCCGATCAATTTGGTAAAGATAATACTGCTCCTCTCGGATAA
- the ureG gene encoding urease accessory protein UreG, giving the protein MAQTPLRIGIAGPVGSGKTALLEALCKALRQKYQLAVVTNDIYTQEDAQFLVRAEALTPDRILGVETGGCPHTAIREDASLNLAAIADLEARFMPLDMVFLESGGDNLAATFSPELVDLTLYVIDVAAGDKIPRKGGPGITKSDLLVINKIDLAPMVGADLQVMNRDAKKMRGEKPFVFTNLKTATGLSTVVNFIEHYLPSKILVS; this is encoded by the coding sequence ATGGCTCAAACTCCCCTCCGCATTGGTATTGCTGGCCCTGTGGGCTCTGGCAAAACGGCCCTTTTGGAAGCTCTCTGCAAAGCCCTAAGGCAAAAATACCAGTTAGCTGTGGTCACTAACGACATTTATACCCAGGAAGATGCCCAATTTTTAGTCCGGGCAGAGGCCCTCACCCCCGATCGCATTCTTGGGGTGGAAACCGGGGGTTGTCCCCACACGGCCATTCGGGAAGATGCCAGCCTTAATTTAGCGGCGATCGCCGATTTAGAGGCCCGTTTTATGCCCCTGGATATGGTGTTTTTGGAGAGTGGGGGAGATAATTTAGCAGCTACGTTTAGCCCAGAATTGGTAGATTTAACCCTGTATGTGATCGACGTGGCGGCGGGGGACAAAATTCCCCGTAAGGGCGGCCCAGGCATTACCAAATCAGATTTATTGGTGATTAATAAAATAGACTTAGCCCCCATGGTGGGAGCAGATTTACAGGTGATGAACCGGGATGCAAAAAAAATGCGTGGGGAAAAGCCCTTTGTGTTTACTAATTTAAAAACAGCCACAGGACTAAGCACTGTGGTAAATTTCATTGAACATTATCTTCCTAGCAAGATTCTAGTAAGTTAA
- a CDS encoding DUF4870 domain-containing protein, translating to MTNQPNQVDPESRNWAMIAHLSTFAGYLVPFGNIIAPLVVWLMKKDELEFVNDQAKEALNFQISILIYVIVSGVLILLLIGISLLIAVLVFDLVVTIMAAVKANEGIRYRYPLKITFIK from the coding sequence ATGACCAATCAACCTAACCAAGTCGATCCAGAAAGCAGAAACTGGGCCATGATTGCTCATTTGAGCACTTTTGCGGGTTACCTTGTGCCCTTCGGTAACATCATTGCTCCGTTGGTGGTGTGGCTGATGAAAAAAGATGAGCTGGAGTTTGTCAATGATCAGGCTAAGGAAGCCTTAAATTTCCAGATTAGTATTTTGATTTATGTGATTGTTTCCGGTGTTTTAATACTATTATTAATTGGCATCTCTCTTTTGATTGCTGTTTTAGTTTTTGATCTAGTAGTAACAATTATGGCGGCAGTGAAAGCCAATGAAGGAATTCGGTATCGCTATCCTCTCAAGATTACATTTATTAAATAG